In Streptomyces sp. NBC_00433, a single genomic region encodes these proteins:
- a CDS encoding MarR family winged helix-turn-helix transcriptional regulator, producing MSLATSFGSAEESPGLLLWQVTNRWQAAQRAALRPHGLTHVQFVLLASLTYLQDSDSPVTQRRLADHAATDPMMTSQVLRTLESRGLLTRHAHPGDARARALAVTTEGRDVANRAVSSVEACDASFFSPLGPETAPFAAALRTLRQ from the coding sequence ATGAGCCTCGCGACGTCCTTCGGCTCCGCCGAGGAGAGCCCGGGGCTGCTGCTCTGGCAGGTCACCAACCGCTGGCAGGCCGCCCAGCGCGCGGCCCTGCGGCCCCACGGCCTCACCCACGTCCAGTTCGTCCTCCTCGCCTCCCTCACGTACCTCCAGGACTCCGACTCCCCCGTCACCCAGCGGCGGCTCGCCGATCACGCGGCGACCGATCCGATGATGACGTCGCAAGTCCTCCGCACCCTGGAATCCCGCGGTCTCCTCACCCGCCACGCCCACCCCGGCGATGCGAGGGCGCGAGCGCTGGCTGTGACGACCGAGGGTCGCGACGTCGCGAACCGCGCGGTGAGCTCGGTGGAGGCCTGCGACGCCTCCTTCTTCTCCCCTCTGGGCCCCGAGACGGCCCCCTTCGCAGCGGCCCTCCGCACCCTCCGCCAGTAG
- a CDS encoding NAD(P)H-hydrate dehydratase: protein MRYAHTVQAVRDAEAALMARLPEGTLMQRAATGLAAVGADVLGRVYGARVVVVAGSGANGGDALYAGARLARRGAGVTAVLLAPERAHTGGLAALRAAGGRVVDDRDGLAAVTRAHLVYDGIVGIGGKGGLRPQAADLMRAAYDTRAAVVAVDLPSGVDADTGEVTGEAVRADVTVTFGTYKPGLLIDPAAELAGALRLIDIGLGPHLGAPAVEALQHADVAALLPRPGGESDKYRRGVVGVVAGSDRYPGAAVLAVSGAIRGGAGAVRYVGGGAAAVLARHPETLVSTGSPHDAGRVQAWVVGPGLGDSAAARAAVAEVLATDVPVLIDADGLRLMSRDAVLARTAPTVLTPHAGEAAALLGRPREDVEAARLSSVRDLADAFRATVLLKGSTTLVASATSSDPVRVNPTGTPWLATAGSGDVLSGLAGALLATSLPAPAAASLAAYLHGLAARLTPTPLTALDVADSLPTAWRNAKT, encoded by the coding sequence ATGAGGTACGCGCACACGGTCCAGGCCGTACGGGACGCGGAGGCCGCGCTCATGGCGCGGCTGCCGGAAGGCACGCTCATGCAGCGGGCCGCCACCGGGCTCGCGGCCGTCGGCGCCGACGTCCTGGGGCGCGTCTACGGCGCCCGGGTCGTCGTGGTCGCGGGAAGCGGCGCGAACGGCGGTGACGCCCTCTACGCGGGCGCGCGCCTCGCCCGCCGCGGCGCCGGGGTCACCGCCGTCCTGCTGGCGCCCGAGCGGGCGCACACCGGCGGCCTCGCGGCGCTGCGGGCCGCCGGCGGCCGGGTCGTGGACGACCGCGACGGCCTCGCGGCCGTCACCCGCGCGCACCTCGTCTACGACGGGATCGTCGGCATCGGCGGCAAGGGCGGACTCCGCCCGCAGGCCGCCGACCTCATGCGGGCCGCGTACGACACCCGGGCCGCCGTCGTCGCCGTCGACCTGCCCAGCGGCGTCGACGCCGACACCGGAGAGGTCACCGGCGAAGCCGTCCGCGCCGACGTCACCGTCACCTTCGGCACGTACAAGCCCGGCCTGCTCATCGACCCCGCCGCCGAACTCGCCGGCGCCCTGCGGCTCATCGACATCGGCCTCGGCCCCCACCTGGGCGCTCCCGCGGTCGAGGCCCTCCAGCACGCCGACGTCGCCGCGCTGCTGCCGCGGCCGGGCGGCGAGAGCGACAAATACCGGCGAGGCGTGGTCGGGGTCGTCGCCGGGTCCGACCGCTACCCCGGCGCCGCGGTCCTCGCCGTCTCCGGCGCCATCCGCGGCGGCGCGGGAGCCGTCCGCTACGTCGGCGGTGGCGCGGCCGCCGTCCTCGCCCGGCACCCCGAGACGCTGGTCTCCACCGGATCCCCGCACGACGCGGGCCGCGTCCAGGCGTGGGTCGTCGGACCCGGGCTCGGCGACTCGGCCGCCGCCAGGGCCGCGGTCGCGGAAGTCCTCGCCACGGATGTGCCGGTGCTCATCGACGCGGACGGGCTCCGGCTGATGTCCCGGGACGCGGTCCTTGCCCGGACCGCGCCGACCGTGCTCACGCCGCACGCGGGTGAGGCCGCCGCGCTCCTCGGGCGGCCGCGCGAGGACGTCGAGGCCGCGCGCCTCTCCTCGGTACGCGACCTTGCCGACGCCTTCCGTGCGACGGTTCTTCTCAAGGGGTCCACCACGCTGGTGGCCTCGGCCACCTCCTCCGACCCGGTCCGGGTCAACCCCACCGGGACGCCGTGGCTCGCCACGGCCGGCAGCGGTGACGTCCTCTCCGGCCTCGCCGGGGCCCTCCTGGCCACGTCTCTCCCGGCCCCCGCGGCTGCCTCCCTCGCCGCCTACCTCCACGGCCTGGCGGCCCGCCTCACCCCCACCCCCCTCACCGCCCTCGACGTGGCAGACTCCCTCCCCACGGCGTGGCGCAACGCCAAGACCTAG
- a CDS encoding holo-ACP synthase: MIVGVGIDVAEIERFAAAMERTPGMAERLFTPGELRLPSGAPRGIASLAARFAAKEALAKSLGAPAGLSWLDAEVSTEPSGRPRLTVTGTVAARAAELGVRSWHLSLSHDAGVASAVVIAEG; the protein is encoded by the coding sequence ATGATCGTCGGGGTCGGGATCGACGTCGCCGAGATCGAACGGTTCGCCGCCGCGATGGAGCGCACCCCGGGAATGGCGGAACGCCTCTTCACCCCCGGCGAACTGCGGCTCCCCAGCGGCGCCCCGCGCGGTATCGCCTCACTCGCCGCGCGCTTCGCCGCCAAGGAGGCGCTCGCCAAGTCCCTGGGCGCCCCCGCCGGGCTCAGCTGGCTCGACGCCGAGGTCAGCACGGAGCCGTCCGGGCGCCCCCGGCTGACCGTCACCGGCACGGTCGCCGCCCGCGCCGCCGAACTCGGCGTACGCAGCTGGCACCTGTCCCTCAGCCACGACGCGGGTGTCGCCTCCGCCGTGGTCATCGCCGAGGGCTGA
- the coaA gene encoding type I pantothenate kinase: protein MLTVTTTPTAPASPFVDLTRGQWSALRERTPLPLTAAEVERLRGLGDVIDLDEVVDVYLPLSRLLNLYVAAHSGLRGALNTFLAGAAGGPQPGTPFVIGVAGSVAVGKSTTARLLQALLARWPEHPRVELVTTDGFLLPNAELQRRGLMSRKGFPESYDRRALTRFVADVKSGKAEVTAPVYSHLIYDIVPGELLTVRRPDILIVEGLNVLQPALPGQDGRTRIGLADYFDFSVYVDARTEDIEQWYLGRFRKLRETAFQNPDSYFTKCTRVAEDEAMDYARMIWRTVNRPNLQENVLPTRSRATLVLRKSQDHKVQRLSLRKL, encoded by the coding sequence ATGCTCACCGTGACGACCACCCCCACCGCGCCCGCCAGCCCCTTCGTCGACCTGACCAGGGGGCAGTGGAGCGCCCTGCGGGAGCGGACGCCCTTGCCGCTGACCGCGGCGGAGGTGGAGCGCCTGCGCGGGCTCGGGGACGTCATCGACCTCGACGAGGTGGTGGACGTCTACCTGCCTCTGTCCCGCCTGCTGAATCTGTACGTGGCCGCGCACAGCGGGCTGCGCGGGGCGCTGAACACCTTCCTGGCGGGCGCGGCGGGCGGCCCGCAGCCGGGGACGCCGTTCGTGATAGGCGTCGCCGGGAGCGTGGCGGTGGGGAAGTCGACGACCGCCCGGCTGCTGCAGGCGCTGCTGGCGCGGTGGCCGGAGCACCCGCGGGTGGAGCTGGTCACCACCGACGGCTTCCTGCTGCCCAACGCGGAATTGCAGCGGCGCGGCCTGATGTCGCGCAAGGGCTTCCCCGAGTCCTACGACCGGCGCGCGCTGACCCGTTTCGTCGCGGACGTGAAGTCCGGCAAGGCCGAGGTGACCGCGCCGGTCTATTCGCACCTGATCTACGACATCGTGCCCGGTGAGCTGCTGACCGTCCGCCGTCCCGACATCCTCATCGTGGAGGGCCTGAACGTGCTGCAGCCCGCGCTGCCGGGGCAGGACGGCCGTACGAGGATCGGGCTGGCGGACTACTTCGACTTCAGCGTCTACGTCGACGCCCGCACCGAGGACATCGAGCAGTGGTATCTCGGGCGGTTCAGGAAGCTGCGGGAGACCGCCTTCCAGAATCCCGACTCGTACTTCACGAAATGCACCCGGGTGGCCGAGGACGAGGCGATGGACTACGCCCGCATGATCTGGCGGACCGTCAACCGGCCGAACCTCCAGGAGAACGTCCTGCCGACCCGCAGCCGGGCCACGCTGGTCCTGCGCAAGAGCCAGGACCACAAGGTGCAGCGCCTTTCGCTGCGCAAACTGTGA
- the glmM gene encoding phosphoglucosamine mutase, whose amino-acid sequence MGRLFGTDGVRGIANADLTAELALGLSVAAAHVLAEAGTFAGHRPVAVVGRDPRASGEFLEAAVVAGLASAGVDVLRVGVLPTPAVAYLTGALGADLGVMLSASHNAMPDNGVKFLARGGHKLDDDLEDRIEKIYEEHRTGAPWLRPTGAGVGRVKDYDEGFDQYVAHLIGVLPNRLDGLKIVLDEAHGAASRVSPEAFSRAGAEVITIGARPDGLNINDGCGSTHLELLKSAVIEHGADFGIAHDGDADRCLAVDGAGEEVDGDQILAILALSLRERGELRGNTVVGTVMSNLGFKLAMEREGITLVQTAVGDRYVLESMKEHGYALGGEQSGHVIVLDHATTGDGTLTGLLLAARVTATGRTLADLAGVMRRLPQVLVNVPDVDKSRAGTAPELVMAVAEAEAELGATGRVLLRPSGTEPLVRVMVEAADIDHARSVAGRLADVVKSTLG is encoded by the coding sequence GTGGGACGACTCTTCGGTACCGACGGGGTGCGTGGCATCGCCAACGCGGACCTCACCGCCGAGCTTGCGCTCGGCCTGTCGGTCGCGGCGGCACACGTACTCGCCGAGGCGGGCACCTTCGCGGGGCACCGCCCGGTCGCGGTGGTCGGGCGCGATCCGCGCGCCTCGGGCGAATTCCTGGAGGCCGCTGTCGTGGCGGGCCTGGCGAGCGCGGGCGTGGACGTCCTGCGGGTCGGTGTGCTGCCCACCCCGGCGGTGGCGTATCTCACCGGCGCGCTGGGCGCCGACCTCGGCGTGATGCTGTCCGCGAGCCACAACGCGATGCCGGACAACGGCGTCAAGTTCCTCGCCCGCGGCGGCCACAAGCTGGACGACGACCTTGAGGACCGGATCGAGAAGATCTACGAGGAGCACCGCACCGGCGCCCCCTGGCTCCGCCCCACCGGCGCGGGCGTCGGCCGGGTCAAGGACTACGACGAGGGCTTCGACCAGTACGTCGCCCACCTCATCGGCGTGCTGCCCAACCGGCTCGACGGCCTCAAGATCGTCCTGGACGAGGCGCACGGCGCCGCGTCCCGCGTGTCGCCCGAGGCCTTCTCGCGGGCCGGCGCGGAAGTCATCACCATCGGCGCCCGCCCCGACGGCCTCAACATCAACGACGGCTGCGGCTCCACCCACCTGGAGCTGCTCAAGAGCGCCGTCATAGAGCACGGTGCCGACTTCGGCATCGCGCACGACGGCGACGCCGACCGCTGCCTGGCCGTGGACGGGGCGGGCGAGGAGGTCGACGGCGACCAGATCCTGGCGATCCTCGCGCTGTCGCTGCGCGAGCGCGGCGAGCTGCGCGGCAACACCGTCGTCGGCACCGTGATGTCCAACCTGGGCTTCAAGCTGGCCATGGAGCGCGAGGGCATCACCCTCGTGCAGACCGCGGTCGGCGACCGCTACGTCCTGGAGTCGATGAAGGAGCACGGCTACGCGCTCGGCGGCGAGCAGTCCGGCCACGTCATCGTGCTCGACCACGCCACCACCGGCGACGGCACCCTGACCGGGCTGCTGCTCGCCGCCCGCGTCACCGCGACCGGCCGCACCCTTGCCGACCTGGCCGGTGTCATGCGGCGGCTGCCGCAGGTGCTGGTCAATGTGCCGGACGTCGACAAGAGCCGCGCCGGGACCGCTCCCGAGCTGGTCATGGCCGTCGCCGAGGCCGAGGCGGAGCTGGGCGCGACCGGGCGGGTGCTGCTGCGCCCCTCAGGCACCGAGCCGCTGGTCCGCGTCATGGTGGAGGCCGCCGACATCGACCACGCCAGGTCGGTGGCGGGCCGCCTCGCGGACGTCGTCAAGTCGACACTGGGCTGA
- the rpsI gene encoding 30S ribosomal protein S9 — protein sequence MAETTAETVIEGDESFEEITTFESDAVEGEYTSESLASRFGDPQPAAGTGRRKQSIARVRIVPGSGKWKINGRTLEGYFPNKVHQQEVNEPFKVLELDNRYDVIARISGGGISGQAGALRLGVARALNEADVDNNRGPLKKAGFLTRDDRAVERKKAGLKKARKAPQFSKR from the coding sequence GTGGCTGAGACCACTGCCGAGACCGTCATCGAGGGCGACGAGTCCTTCGAGGAGATCACCACCTTCGAGTCCGACGCCGTCGAGGGGGAGTACACCTCCGAGTCGCTCGCGTCGCGCTTCGGCGACCCGCAGCCGGCCGCCGGCACCGGCCGCCGCAAGCAGTCCATCGCGCGTGTCCGTATCGTCCCGGGCAGCGGCAAGTGGAAGATCAACGGCCGCACCCTTGAGGGCTACTTCCCCAACAAGGTGCACCAGCAGGAAGTCAACGAGCCCTTCAAGGTGCTCGAACTCGACAACCGCTACGACGTCATCGCCCGCATCAGCGGCGGCGGCATCTCGGGCCAGGCCGGTGCGCTGCGCCTCGGTGTCGCCCGTGCGCTGAACGAGGCCGACGTCGACAACAACCGCGGCCCGCTCAAGAAGGCCGGCTTCCTGACCCGTGACGACCGCGCGGTCGAGCGGAAGAAGGCCGGTCTGAAGAAGGCCCGCAAGGCGCCGCAGTTCAGCAAGCGCTAG
- the rplM gene encoding 50S ribosomal protein L13, with protein MRTFSPKPGDIQRQWHVIDAQDVVLGRLATQAATLLRGKHKPIYAPHVDTGDFVVIINADKIHLSGNKRTQKMAYRHSGYPGGLRSVRYDELMDKNPEKAVEKAVKGMLPKNTLGRQMLSKLKVYSGDQHPHAAQQPVPFEITQVAQ; from the coding sequence GTGCGTACGTTCAGCCCCAAGCCCGGCGATATCCAGCGCCAGTGGCACGTCATCGACGCGCAGGACGTTGTCCTGGGCCGTCTGGCCACTCAGGCCGCCACCCTTCTGCGGGGCAAGCACAAGCCCATCTACGCGCCCCACGTCGACACGGGTGACTTCGTCGTCATCATCAACGCCGACAAGATCCACCTCTCGGGTAACAAGCGGACCCAGAAGATGGCCTACCGCCACTCGGGTTACCCGGGCGGTCTGCGTTCCGTGCGCTACGACGAGCTGATGGACAAGAACCCCGAGAAGGCCGTCGAGAAGGCCGTCAAGGGCATGCTCCCCAAGAACACCCTGGGCCGTCAGATGCTCTCCAAGCTGAAGGTCTACTCGGGCGACCAGCACCCGCACGCTGCACAGCAGCCGGTGCCGTTCGAGATCACCCAGGTCGCGCAGTAG
- a CDS encoding ATP-binding cassette domain-containing protein — protein MGHVEAAHLEYYLPDGRALLGDVSFRVGDGAAVALVGPNGAGKTTLLRLISGEIAPHGGGVTVSGGLGVMRQFIGSVRDDRTVRDLLVSVAHPRIRAAAEAVDAAELAIMAQDDEPAQMAYAHALGDWAEARGYEAETLWDMCTMAALGVPYERAQWREVKTLSGGEQKRLVLEALLRGPDEVLLLDEPDNYLDVPGKRWLEEQIAATRKTVLFVSHDRELLSRTAEKIVSVETGPAGSTTWVHGGGFSTFHEARKERFARFEELRRRWEEEHAKLKAMVLRLRQQAANSPDMASRYHAAQTRLKRFEDAGAPQEPPREQDIRMRLKGGRTGVRAVTCEKLELTGLMKPFDLEVFYGERVAVLGSNGSGKSHFLRLLAGDEGVAHTGTYKLGARVVAGHFAQTHAHPELRGRPLVDILWTEHSRDRGRAMSVLRRYELEQQGDQPFDKLSGGQQARFQILLMELEGTTALLLDEPTDNLDLESAEALQEGLEAYDGTVLAVTHDRWFARSFDRYLVFGSDGLVRETAEPVWDERRVERKR, from the coding sequence ATGGGACATGTGGAAGCAGCGCACCTGGAGTACTACCTGCCGGACGGGCGGGCGCTGCTCGGCGACGTCTCGTTCCGCGTCGGCGACGGCGCGGCCGTGGCACTGGTCGGGCCGAACGGCGCAGGCAAGACCACGCTGCTGCGGCTGATCTCCGGCGAGATCGCCCCGCACGGCGGCGGTGTCACCGTCAGCGGCGGCCTCGGCGTGATGCGGCAGTTCATCGGCAGCGTCCGGGACGACAGGACCGTACGCGACCTGCTGGTCTCCGTGGCGCACCCGCGTATCAGGGCGGCCGCGGAAGCCGTGGACGCGGCCGAGCTGGCGATCATGGCGCAGGACGACGAGCCCGCGCAGATGGCATACGCGCACGCGCTCGGCGACTGGGCGGAGGCGCGCGGCTACGAGGCCGAGACGCTGTGGGACATGTGCACGATGGCCGCGCTCGGCGTCCCCTACGAGCGGGCGCAGTGGCGCGAGGTCAAGACGCTGTCCGGCGGCGAGCAGAAGCGGCTGGTGCTCGAAGCGCTGCTGCGCGGTCCGGACGAGGTGCTGCTGCTCGACGAGCCGGACAACTATCTGGACGTCCCCGGCAAGCGGTGGCTGGAGGAGCAGATCGCCGCCACCAGGAAGACCGTGCTGTTCGTCAGCCACGACCGCGAGCTGCTGTCGCGTACGGCGGAGAAGATCGTCAGCGTGGAGACCGGCCCCGCCGGGTCGACGACCTGGGTGCACGGCGGCGGCTTCAGCACCTTCCACGAGGCACGCAAGGAGCGCTTCGCGCGCTTCGAGGAGCTGCGGCGCCGCTGGGAGGAGGAGCACGCCAAGCTCAAGGCGATGGTGCTGCGGCTGCGGCAGCAGGCGGCGAACAGCCCCGACATGGCGTCGCGCTACCACGCGGCCCAGACCCGGCTGAAGCGGTTCGAGGACGCGGGCGCCCCGCAGGAGCCGCCGCGCGAGCAGGACATCAGGATGCGGCTCAAGGGCGGCAGGACCGGTGTGCGGGCGGTGACCTGCGAGAAGCTGGAGCTGACCGGCCTGATGAAGCCGTTCGACCTGGAGGTCTTCTACGGCGAGCGGGTCGCGGTGCTCGGCTCCAACGGCTCGGGCAAGTCGCACTTCCTGCGGCTGCTGGCCGGTGACGAGGGTGTGGCGCACACGGGGACGTACAAACTGGGCGCCCGCGTCGTGGCGGGCCACTTCGCGCAGACCCACGCGCACCCCGAGCTGCGCGGCCGCCCGCTGGTGGACATCCTGTGGACCGAGCACTCGCGGGACCGCGGCCGGGCCATGTCGGTGCTGCGCCGCTACGAGCTGGAGCAGCAGGGCGACCAGCCCTTCGACAAGCTGTCCGGCGGGCAGCAGGCGCGCTTCCAGATCCTGCTGATGGAGCTGGAGGGCACCACCGCGCTGCTGCTCGACGAGCCGACGGACAACCTGGACCTGGAGAGCGCCGAGGCCCTCCAGGAGGGTCTTGAGGCCTACGACGGCACGGTGCTCGCGGTGACCCACGACCGCTGGTTCGCCCGCAGCTTCGACCGCTACCTGGTCTTCGGCTCAGACGGCCTGGTCCGCGAGACGGCCGAGCCGGTGTGGGACGAGCGCCGGGTGGAGCGCAAGCGGTAG